The Micropterus dolomieu isolate WLL.071019.BEF.003 ecotype Adirondacks linkage group LG11, ASM2129224v1, whole genome shotgun sequence genomic interval GCAGTCGAGAGTATATCAATACGCACTTCAATGAGGTGAGGTGCAAATAAAGAGAGCACAAGCATACTATTTGAAATACAGTGAAGTCAGGTGTTCAGTCAAGTCAAATATTTTATGCAtgcttattttattgtaatttgcgCTTTACTTTGTTAAGAAAACATGTGACGCACGGTATATTTAATGATCAGAGTTGAGATGTTTTTCAGTTAAGAAACATGCAGCCTCTAATACAGTCCTGCCATGTTATCCTCACatggaaaagagaaggaaacCACTGAAAATGTTGAAGTAATGTTCACCTAAATCAGTGACACTGTACCACGCAGGAAGACTCATGTGCACTACATCTCCCTGAGAGAGCTCCAGGACAATTCCGTTGGAAACATGCTCATGGTCGTCCCAATGATTCCAGGCATAGTTTAGAAGCACTCTTTGGTTGTTCTTGTACAATGCTGCACCCATGTGGTTGTTTTTCCGGCCATCCATGGCATTAAACCTGAAGAAGTAGACACCATTGATGGGGGCTGTGAAGAAACCTGCATTGTAGTACAAAGAAACAGATAGAGAGCTTAGTGAAATTCATAATAATCAGAAAAATCGATTTTTCCCTCCTGCATGTCATGGAGTAACATCATCTTTAAGCATGCgttaaaaaacacactttcacaaaaacacataccTGTGTACGTGTTGTAAGCATTGCCGATGTTAGTGATGATTTTTGGGTAGATCAGTGTGGTTTCAACGTTGAAAGGTCCCACTCTTCCAGTCAAAGCCACAGAGAAAGCCACTTTGGGTCCCCCTGTGAAAGCATGTGAAAAGTACAAGTGGCAGCTCGATACCACAAATCTTCTGCTGCACAATATTCCTTTTTCATCTGTTCAAGTTGGCTCATaccaacttaaaaataaaaaagaatcaaTTGCAAGTTCATGACCCCAGAagtataaaatgttaatttataacCATAGATCATTTCCTAGCCGCACATCTTTTCCTTCACCAGATCAGTGATTATCTTTGTTATTGTTACCTGTCTGCTTTTTCTCCATCTCCTCTGCCTGCTCTTTGTACTGAAGTAACTCCATCTTGGTTACATCCAGCTCTGCTCTTAGATCCTTAATGTACTTCTCCTGAGCTTGCACTTTGCTTTCGCTTACTGCCAGTCTATCCTCCATCAACCTCAACTCCTCCACCGTGGCCCTCAGTGCTCCCAACTCTGCACTAATGTCAGACTGTAAAGCCGTCTCTGCCTGAACCAGTGGCCCTGACAGGCAAAGGGTCAGCAGCAAAGCTGTAGCACTTTTCATTCTGTTTCTAGATTTAATAG includes:
- the LOC123978592 gene encoding complement C1q-like protein 2, with the translated sequence MKSATALLLTLCLSGPLVQAETALQSDISAELGALRATVEELRLMEDRLAVSESKVQAQEKYIKDLRAELDVTKMELLQYKEQAEEMEKKQTGGPKVAFSVALTGRVGPFNVETTLIYPKIITNIGNAYNTYTGFFTAPINGVYFFRFNAMDGRKNNHMGAALYKNNQRVLLNYAWNHWDDHEHVSNGIVLELSQGDVVHMSLPAWYSVTDLGEHYFNIFSGFLLFSM